A portion of the Pseudarthrobacter sp. L1SW genome contains these proteins:
- the truB gene encoding tRNA pseudouridine(55) synthase TruB, which translates to MLSGLVIVDKPQGWTSHDVVGRMRRLAGTRKVGHAGTLDPMATGVLVVGINKATRLLTYIVGTSKTYTATIRLGQSTVTDDAEGEVTATAGTSAVSEQAIHDGVAALTGDIQQVPSSVSAIKVNGERAYARVRSGEDVKLAARPVTIHRFEVHAIRRDREADVMDLDITVECSSGTYIRALARDLGNALGVGGHLTALRRTHVGPYSLEQARTLEQLAEELNVLDMADAARALMPNRELSPEETTEISFGRRIAAGAAPGSPAAATADHPAAAFAPDGSLVALLADAGNFAKPVLVFAPGNGSATVQDLGER; encoded by the coding sequence GTGCTTTCTGGACTGGTGATAGTGGACAAGCCGCAGGGATGGACCAGCCATGATGTGGTTGGCCGGATGCGGCGCCTCGCAGGTACCCGGAAAGTAGGGCATGCCGGAACCTTGGATCCCATGGCCACGGGCGTCCTGGTAGTGGGCATCAACAAAGCCACCCGCCTGCTCACGTATATCGTGGGCACTTCCAAGACCTACACCGCCACCATCCGCCTGGGCCAGTCCACAGTCACGGACGACGCCGAGGGCGAGGTCACCGCGACGGCAGGCACATCGGCGGTAAGCGAGCAGGCAATCCACGACGGCGTCGCAGCGCTTACCGGGGACATCCAGCAGGTGCCCAGCAGCGTCAGCGCCATCAAGGTCAACGGGGAACGGGCCTATGCGCGGGTCCGCTCCGGTGAGGACGTGAAGCTTGCCGCCCGCCCCGTCACCATCCACCGCTTCGAGGTGCACGCCATCCGCCGGGACCGGGAAGCGGACGTCATGGACCTGGATATCACCGTGGAATGCTCCTCCGGGACCTACATCCGCGCCCTTGCCCGCGACCTGGGCAACGCGCTGGGAGTGGGCGGACACCTCACCGCGCTCCGCCGGACGCACGTGGGCCCGTACTCCTTGGAGCAGGCGCGAACGCTGGAACAGCTTGCCGAGGAGCTCAACGTCCTGGACATGGCCGACGCCGCACGGGCGCTGATGCCCAACCGCGAGCTCAGCCCTGAGGAAACCACCGAAATCTCGTTCGGACGGCGGATCGCTGCCGGCGCCGCCCCCGGCAGCCCCGCCGCGGCCACCGCCGACCACCCCGCAGCCGCCTTCGCGCCAGACGGAAGCCTGGTAGCGCTCCTGGCCGATGCCGGCAACTTCGCCAAGCCCGTGCTGGTGTTTGCCCCCGGCAACGGCAGTGCCACGGTCCAGGACCTCGGTGAACGCTGA